Below is a genomic region from Candidatus Hydrothermales bacterium.
TTAATTTACACATAAATTTAAAACCGACTTTTTGTAAAAATTCTTTTATCGATGGATTGATAAAATCTTCAACAAGTAGTATAATTTCTCTTGAATTTTTAGTGAGGATTTTTTCAGCACCTTTTAAAACTTTTTCTTCAAAACCCTCAACATCAATTTTCATAAAAATAATGTCGAAATTTTCTATTTCATCTTTGATAACATTATCGAGTCTTTTTGTCTCTACTATAATTTTCTTTGATTTAGGAGGAATATTAACTATTGAGCTGTCTCCTGGAGAAGCTTCATCATAATTTATTGTTATGCTATCTTCAGAGTCTGACAGCGCAAAATTAAAGGATTTTACTATATCTTCAAGGTTATTTATTTTGATGTTCTGTTCTAACAATTCAAAGTTATAGGGTACTGGTTCAAAAGAAAATATTTTTATTTTTTCTTTAAATTTATTGCCAATTAAAATAGAATAATAACCGAGGGCTGCTCCTATGTCTATAAATAAAACTTTTTTATTTTTTTTAAGATATTCTCCGATTTTTTTGATTAAGAAGTTGACGTCTCTTCTTTCGTAGGCAGGTGAAACAGAAGCAGCATCCGATGTCTTTTTTCTTGTTTTGAATTTCCCAAACTTCGTTACTATTAAATCATCACTAAAAAAGTAGGGAAAATTTTTTCTATAATCAATAAATTTATAAAAAGAATAAACTAATTCGTAAATAAACATTTTGATTCTTGGTTTTTTGACCTCAAAGGGTATTATCGACTTGTAAAAGAGGTAAGAAATATAGAACAAAATTTTTTCTTTCAAGCTAAAATTCATTCTCTTCTATAAATTTTTATATCTTCAAACAGTTTTTCCTGCACACATTTTATTTTTTCAAGCCTAATAAGTTCAAGTAAAGCAAGAAAAGTAACGATTGCCTCGATTTTACTTTTTGCACTTAATATTAGCTCACTAAATAAAATAAAATTTTTTTTATTCAAGCTATCCATTATAAGCTCTATTTTTTCTTCAATTTTCGGAATTTCAGGTAACTTTTCCTTTATTTCAGGTACTTTCTGAATAAGTTTTTCAAAAATTGAAAAAAGTATAGATGGATCTAATTTTTCCTCCTCTGATACTATATACTCTGTTTCTTCTCTTGTAAACATCTTTGACATTGTTTCAAGTCTTT
It encodes:
- a CDS encoding FkbM family methyltransferase, giving the protein MKEKILFYISYLFYKSIIPFEVKKPRIKMFIYELVYSFYKFIDYRKNFPYFFSDDLIVTKFGKFKTRKKTSDAASVSPAYERRDVNFLIKKIGEYLKKNKKVLFIDIGAALGYYSILIGNKFKEKIKIFSFEPVPYNFELLEQNIKINNLEDIVKSFNFALSDSEDSITINYDEASPGDSSIVNIPPKSKKIIVETKRLDNVIKDEIENFDIIFMKIDVEGFEEKVLKGAEKILTKNSREIILLVEDFINPSIKEFLQKVGFKFMCKLTTYNSFWFYKL
- a CDS encoding segregation/condensation protein A, yielding MNAVIKTTYYYGPLEILLKWLLSKEIDPFKIEISILLEEFAEFYLKEKELTFREKLEFLFALSFFMLYKTNLLFGRYKENQTIDNKEEVKVESVSFVEIIEFLTKRLETMSKMFTREETEYIVSEEEKLDPSILFSIFEKLIQKVPEIKEKLPEIPKIEEKIELIMDSLNKKNFILFSELILSAKSKIEAIVTFLALLELIRLEKIKCVQEKLFEDIKIYRRE